A window of Halopelagius inordinatus genomic DNA:
GATGGAGTTCGAACTACTCAGGCGAGACGGGAGCGTCGTCCCCGCCGAGAGCACGTACACCCCCCTCGGGGCCGACGGGGACGAACACCGCGGCGTCGTCGGCGTCGTCCGCGACGTCTCCGACCGCAGAGAGCGCCAACGGGAACTCGAACGGTACGAGCAACTCGTAGAGACCGTCTGGGACGGCATATACGCCCTCGACCCCGACGGCCGAATCGTCCTCGCGAACGAGGCGTTCTGCGACCTCACGGGGTACGACCGCGGGGAACTGCTGGGTCAGTCTCCGACGCTCATCACAAGCGAATCGGTGAACCGCGCGGCCAACGAGTTGCAAGCCGAGATGATCGAAGACCCCGAACGGCGGGGGTCTCTCCAGTTCGACATCTTCCGGAAGGGCGGCGAGACGGTGCCGGTCGAGGCTCGGTTCGGTCCGTACGACTACAGCGACGACAGATACGGTCGGTGCGGCGTCGTCCGCGACGTGACCGACAGAAAGCAGTTCGAGGAGGCGCTGACCGCGCTCCACGAGTCGTCTCGCGCCTTCTTGAACGCCGTCTCGGACGAAGACGTCGGCGACATCATCGTCGATGCGGCGACGGACGTTCTTGACCTCTCGGGCGTCGCAGTCTACCGGTACGACGAGACCGACGACCGACTGGTCACCGACGCCACCTCGGTGAAGCCCGACATCGGCACCCACGAGTTCCCCGACTCCGCGGCGCGAGACGGAAGTCTCGTCGGTCACATCTTCACCGACGGCGAGGCGCAGTACTACGAGGACATCCGCGACGCGCCGGTCCTACAGGTGGACCGCCGACGGACGAGCATCCGAAACGCGTTCGGCGTCCCGATGGGCGACTACGGCGTCCTCGTCGTCGGGTCCACGGAGACCGGCGTTCTCGACGACCGGAGGCGGGAACTCGTCGAAGTGCTCGCGGCGAACGCGGAGGCGGCCTACGCCCGGGTCGAACACGAAGACGAACTGCACGGACGGGTCCGACAACAGAACGTCGTCGCGGAACTCGGTCAGCGCGCGCTCTCGAACCGCGACACGGACGCTCTGTTGAACGACGCCGTCGAAGCCGTCGCGGAGACGCTCGATATGGAGTACTGCGAGGTGTTCGAACGCCACCCCGCCGACGACACGCTCCGTCTCAAAGCGGGCGTCGGGTGGGACGAGAGCCTCGTCGGGTCGGCGACGATAGACGCGACGGAGAACTCGCAGGTCAGTCACACGCTCTACTCGCAGAACCCCGTCGCCGTCGAGGACGCGGACGCCGAGAGCCGGTTCGCCGACTCCGACTTGCTGACGGACCGCGGCGTGACGAGCGGAATAACCGTCTCTATCGGTCCGCGGGACGACCCGTGGGGAGTGTTGGCCGCTCACGACACGGACCGACGGTCGTTCACAGAGCGGGACGCGCGGTTCCTTCAGAGCGTCGCGTACGTTCTCTCGGCCGCGATAGACCGCAGAACCCGCGAGCGAGAACTGGTCAGCCAGCGGACGGAACTGCAGAAACGCGAAGAGGCGTTGCGCAACGCCCACGAAACCATCGCGGACCCCTCGCTCTCCTTTGCCGAGCGAATCGACGACCTGTTGGTGGGCGTCCGGAAAGCGGTCGGGACGGAGTACGCGACGTTCTCTCGGGTGCAGGACGGCGAACACGTTTTCGAGGCGATAGAGGGTCCGGACGACTCCGACCTGCGGGTGGGCGACCCCGTCCCGCTCGAACAGCGTCCGAACTGCGAGCACGTCGTCGTGAACGAACAGACGCTCGTTTTCGACGACGTGGCGTCGGACGTCCCGGAGTCGGCCGCCGAATCGACGCTGGACGTCTCCTGTTATCTCGGCGCTCCCGTCGTCGTCGGTGGCGAGGTGTACGGGACGCTCTGTTTCTACGGGACGGACGCGAGAGACCAGTCGTTCTCCGATTGGGAGGTGACGTTCGTCGACATCCTCAGCAACTGGGTGGGGAACGAACTCGAACGCAAACGCGACACCGACCGCCTCGCCGCGCTCAACAGCCTCAACGAAGTCGTCCGCGAGACGACCGAAGCGGTCATCGAACAGTCCACGCGAGAGGAGATAGAACGGACCGTCTGCGAAGCGCTCGCGGAGTCCGAATCGTACGCGTTCGCGTGGCTCGGGTCGGTGGCCCGCGGCACGGACGAAGTCTACGTGCGCCAGGAGGCGGGCGTCGAAAACTACCTCGACGGGACGACGATATCGGTCGACGAGAACTCCCCGGCGAGTCGCGGGCCGACGGGGCGCGCGTTCCGGACGCAGGAGATTCAGGTCGTCCGAGACGTGATGAACGACCCGGCGTACGAGAGTTGGCGTCCGAACGCGAGGGCGCACGGCTACCAGTCGGCGGCGGCGATTCCCGTCGTCCACGACGGCGTGGCCTACGGCGTGCTGAACGTCTACGCCGAACGCCCCGACGCCTTTGCCGACGAGGAACAGGCGGTCATCGGCCAACTCGGCGAAGTCGTCGGCCACGCCATCGCCGCAGTCGAACGCAAGCGAGCGCTCACGAGCGACCAACTCATCGAAATCGACTTCGAGATACGGGACGCGTTCGCGGACTTCGACGTCCCGACGACGGACGACGTGATAACGCTCGACCAAGCGGTGCCGACGGACGACGAGTATCTCGTCTACGGGACGGCCACCGAAAGCGGTATCGAGACCATAGAGGCCGTCGTCGAGAGCATCCCCCACTGGGAGTCCGTCCGCGTCGTCGGCGAAGACGTCGGGCGGATCCGATTCGAGGTCAGACTGGACGAGCCGCCCGTCTTGACCGCTATCGCCGCGCTCGGCGGGTACGTCGAACACGCCGAGATTCGCGACGGGGACTACGCGATGACGATTCACCTCCCCGTCGGGACCGATATCCGAAACGCCATCGAACGCGTCCGAGACATATACCCGTCGGTGACGGTGCGGGCCCAACGGCAGATAGACCGCACCGAGAACGGCTCGAACCGCATCGTCTCCGCGCTCAACGAGGAGTTGACCGACCGCCAGCGGAGCGTCCTCGAATCGGCGTACTTCTCGGGCTTTTTCGAGTGGCCGCGCGAGAGCAGCGGTCAGGAGGTGGCGAACTCTCTCGACATCGCCGCGCCGACGTTCTCACAGCACATCCGGAGCGCCGAGAACAAGATATTCAAAGCGCTGTTCGAGCAGTCGAGCCTCTCTCGGTGACTCCTCCTAAATACTTTGGTGATAGCGTTAACCAACCGTAGTGACTCTCTGGTGGTACGATGAGTGGCGCACACAGACTCACCCGGGCGACGCTGGAACCGTTGACGCTGGACCAGAAGTTCACGCTGCTCGCGGACCGACGACGCCGGACGCTCGTCTTCGTTCTCGGCGAGGTGGCAGACCCCGTCTCCATCGGCGGACTCGGCGAACGACTGGTGGCCCGCGAGGAACCCGAATCGGCGCTCGACCAGTCAGCGCTCGACGACGTCGAACTGGAACTACACCACGTTCACGTCCCGAAACTCGCGGCACACGACGTCCTCGAATACGACGCCGAGTCGGGCGTCGTCTCCCGCGGTCCGCGGTTCGAGCGCGTCCACTCGTGGCTCGAATCGGTCGACGAGCGATAATCGCCGTCGTCGGTCGGTGAGACCGTCTGCGGAGGAGCCACTCGCTCCCGTCTCCCTTCTTTCTGTTCTCGGACGCGTGACACCGGCTCTCGGCGCGTGACGCTTACTGTATCCTCGGCGCTACGCTCCGTCCTCGCTCAGTCCGAGGTCCTCGGCCGCGAGGTCGGTGACGTGGCGGACGACGTCCGGGTCTATCTGGGCGACGTCGTCGCCGTCGTGTAACTGTTCGTTGTGTTTCGCTATCGTCTCCGCCGCGTCGGAGAGAGGGACGCGAGACGTCGTCTCACAGTCGTCACAGACGATGGGAACCCGCGGTTCCTCGTCGGAGTCACTCGGCATGCTGTCGAGGTTCTCGGGACGACGGAAAAACGCACCCGGTTCGCGCGTCGCGGTCGTTCTCGCGGCGCGAGAACCATCTTCGCAAGCTATCTCCGCCGAGCGCGTCTCTCGATGTATGAAGACTCTCATCCGAATCGCCCTCGCCGTCCTCTCGGGCGCGACGACGTTCCTCGTCGCTCTCGTCGTCCTCACGGAGTGGCTCTCGCAGTACATCTGGCCGTCGCTCCTCGTGAGCATCCCCGCCGCAGTCGCCCTCGCGGCGATAGTCGGCGTCGCAGTCGCGGTCATCCTCCGAAACCGAGAGCGACCGAACGCAGAGACGGAGGAGTCTCAGCCGTCGGTGCTGACGAGGTAGACGCCGAACGCCATCACGACGCCCCCGAGAACGAACGCCGGGCCGACGCTCTCGCCGAGGAGCGTCACCCCGAGCAGAGTGCCGACGACCGGTTGCGCGAAAAAGAAGACGGCGACGGCACCGGCATCGAGCGACGCTAACCCTTTGTACCACGCGTACCACGCCGCCGCGGTGCTGAACACGCCGAGATAGACGACAGCGGCGGCGAGCGTCGGCGTCACAGTCGTCGTCAGAGCGGCGTCGAAGACGAGCAGTTCGACGGGGACCAAAAGCGCCACCATCGGCACGGCGGCCACAGTCGAGTACGTCGCCGCCTCTATCGCCGAGTACCGGCGGACGAGTGGCGCGCCGTACACCGTGTACCCGGCCCACCCGAGGCCGCCGAGGAGGAGGGCGACGACGCCGACGACGTTCGACCCGCCGAGCGAACTGAGGTCGTACTGTCCACCGACCACGACGAACGTTCCGACGATGGCCAGCGCCATCCCGGCCGCCCGCCGCCGAGTGAGAGATTCGTCCAAGACGGCGACGCCCAAAAGGAGCGTGAACACCGGCGTCGAGACGGTCAGAAGCGACCCCTGACTCGCGTTCGTGAGGTCGGTGCCGACGAACTGCGCGACGAGCGTCAGACCGACGAGCGCGCCGAGTCCGACGAACTGACGGCGTTCCGACGCCGAAAACGAGCGACCGGGCCGCCGCAGTCGGACGACGACGAGGAGCGTCACCGCCCCGACGGCCAGGCGCAGGAAGGTGAGCGTCACGGGCGGGACGGCGGCGAACCCCCACTTGCTGACGACGTACATCCCGCCCCAAAGCGACGCCGCGAGCAACGGCCCCGCGGCGGCGGGTGCGAACTCGCCGTCGTCCGCGGTGGACGCCGGTCCCGTCTCCGTCTCTCCCGAGCCCATGCGAACGAAGACCGGTGTGGGCCCCATTACTGTTGCTCTCTGGAACGCTTGCCCCACGGAGCGTTCATCTCGCTTCGGATGCTATGGAACCCCATGCCGACCGTCCGGACCAACGACGTACAGACGTACTACGAGCGACGCGGGTCCGGCCCGCCCGTCGTGTTCGTCCACGGCGCTATCCTCGACTCGTCGCAGTGGACACAGCAGATAGACGCCCTGAGCGACGAGTACACCGCAATCGCCTACGACGTTCGCGGGCACGGCCGGACCGGAGGGTCCGACAGAGAGTCGTACTCGATACCGCTCCTCGCCGACGACTTACACGCGTTCGTCACCGCCTTGGACCTCGAAAACCCGGTCATCTGCGGCCTTTCGATGGGCGGGTGTATCGCGCAGGTGTACGCGGCCGCCCACCCCGAGGCGGTGTCCGGCCTGATACTCGCGGACACGTTCACCCCGTACCTGTTCGGCCGCGGCGAGTGGTTCCAGCGGTCGGTGATGCTGAGAGCCGCCGTCCCGCCCGTCCGACTGCTCGGCTACGAACGCATCGAGAGAGCGATGGTGTGGGTCCACGAACGACTGTCGAAGGGTGCAAGCGGCGACTACGAGAGGGTGGAGAGCCTCAGAGCGGAGGGCCCGACGATGGACACCGCGGAGTTCGCCAAGGTGATACGAGCCGTTGCCTCGTTCCACGAGACGCGGGTGGACCACTCGGCCATCTCCGCGCCGACGCTGGTGCTGTACGGCGAACAGGAACCGGCGTTCCTCCGTCGACACGTCTCGAAGATGGCCGCCGACATCCCGAACGCCGTCGTCGAGGAGGTGCCCGGCGGCGGACACGCCTCGAACCTCGACAACCCCGACTTCTTCACCGAGGCGGTGCGGGAGTTCCTCGCGAACGTCCGCCCCGCCGGAGAGAGCGACGGCGCGACGGCGTCGGAGTGACGACGACGCGGGAGACGGCCTGCTCACCGGGGCTTTCGGTCGGTCCGCTCTAACTCGTCTGCGATTCGCTCGACCGCGTCCACTAACCGGAGGAACGCGCCGACCAGCCTGATTCCGAGAGCGAGGACGGTGGCCACCGCGACGAGCCAGACCCAAAGCAGTATCTGACTGGCGACGACGACCGAGTACACGAAGGTGACGACGAGTCCGGCGGCGATAGCGGCTTTCGCGGCCGAAGAGAGTTCGCTTCCGAGGAGGGCGTCGGACATGGGTCGACAGACTACTGAGACGTTACTAAATCCTCGCAATATAATATTTCAGAGAATTAACACTCAGACTTAATTATCGGAGCGAGAGAGGCGTAGACGTGAGACTCCGGACCGACCGGCGCGGCGTCAGCGAGGTTATCAGTTTCGTCCTCATCTTCTCGCTCATCGTGACGTCCGTCGGCCTCGTCTACACCGTCGGGGCGCAGGAACTGACGGACGTGCGCGACTACGAGCGCCTGAACAACGCCGAACGGGCGTTCGACGTCTTCGCAGACAACGTCGAAGACGTGAGCCAACGCGGCGCGCCCAGTCGCGGAACGGAGATAAAACTCGCCGACGCGTCGCTCCGAACCGAGGGACGGACGCGAATCAACGTCACGGGCGACTA
This region includes:
- a CDS encoding PAS domain S-box protein — translated: MANHSETTPEYFRPGGGSSGGGQRFEALADSLSDGVYELDAEDRFVAVNDVAVELSGYRRDEILGEHVSVLFDDDGVSRHEDAVETLRTEEHRIATLELFVETARGETVPCELQCSLLRTDGAFDGTVGVLRDATEDEGVPTDAADRTRVERSLRQREAELRSMVDAAEEYAFFRLDAEGYVESWNAGVERIGGYECDEIIGEHVSTFYTDDAVEDGAPERSLADAAKTDTTTEEGWRVRKDGSRFWAEVTRTAIRDDDGEIEGYATVIRDMSERRERERQLREERDLRNRVFETSPVGIVVFDPEGSPVEANDRVAELFDVPPEAFDDYVLGDKPLFDEEGDRIEFELRPAIRVIETGESVSDQRVRLETRAGGTRWLSINATPLTDDDGTLSYVVATVTDVTQIEEQTRRLSRRRDELESELADVFDRVTDAFYALDGEWRFTHVNERAEELLAREEPELLGSRIWDEFENAANSSFREECERAMATQEPSTFEHYSLSLETWFEVRAYPSETGLSVYFQDIGDRKERQQELEEYETIVETVEDGVCVFDEDGRFSRVNRAYTEITGYDREELVGSHYSLVVDPKTDEEDAKFESAIDASAGGRMEFELLRRDGSVVPAESTYTPLGADGDEHRGVVGVVRDVSDRRERQRELERYEQLVETVWDGIYALDPDGRIVLANEAFCDLTGYDRGELLGQSPTLITSESVNRAANELQAEMIEDPERRGSLQFDIFRKGGETVPVEARFGPYDYSDDRYGRCGVVRDVTDRKQFEEALTALHESSRAFLNAVSDEDVGDIIVDAATDVLDLSGVAVYRYDETDDRLVTDATSVKPDIGTHEFPDSAARDGSLVGHIFTDGEAQYYEDIRDAPVLQVDRRRTSIRNAFGVPMGDYGVLVVGSTETGVLDDRRRELVEVLAANAEAAYARVEHEDELHGRVRQQNVVAELGQRALSNRDTDALLNDAVEAVAETLDMEYCEVFERHPADDTLRLKAGVGWDESLVGSATIDATENSQVSHTLYSQNPVAVEDADAESRFADSDLLTDRGVTSGITVSIGPRDDPWGVLAAHDTDRRSFTERDARFLQSVAYVLSAAIDRRTRERELVSQRTELQKREEALRNAHETIADPSLSFAERIDDLLVGVRKAVGTEYATFSRVQDGEHVFEAIEGPDDSDLRVGDPVPLEQRPNCEHVVVNEQTLVFDDVASDVPESAAESTLDVSCYLGAPVVVGGEVYGTLCFYGTDARDQSFSDWEVTFVDILSNWVGNELERKRDTDRLAALNSLNEVVRETTEAVIEQSTREEIERTVCEALAESESYAFAWLGSVARGTDEVYVRQEAGVENYLDGTTISVDENSPASRGPTGRAFRTQEIQVVRDVMNDPAYESWRPNARAHGYQSAAAIPVVHDGVAYGVLNVYAERPDAFADEEQAVIGQLGEVVGHAIAAVERKRALTSDQLIEIDFEIRDAFADFDVPTTDDVITLDQAVPTDDEYLVYGTATESGIETIEAVVESIPHWESVRVVGEDVGRIRFEVRLDEPPVLTAIAALGGYVEHAEIRDGDYAMTIHLPVGTDIRNAIERVRDIYPSVTVRAQRQIDRTENGSNRIVSALNEELTDRQRSVLESAYFSGFFEWPRESSGQEVANSLDIAAPTFSQHIRSAENKIFKALFEQSSLSR
- a CDS encoding alpha/beta fold hydrolase — translated: MPTVRTNDVQTYYERRGSGPPVVFVHGAILDSSQWTQQIDALSDEYTAIAYDVRGHGRTGGSDRESYSIPLLADDLHAFVTALDLENPVICGLSMGGCIAQVYAAAHPEAVSGLILADTFTPYLFGRGEWFQRSVMLRAAVPPVRLLGYERIERAMVWVHERLSKGASGDYERVESLRAEGPTMDTAEFAKVIRAVASFHETRVDHSAISAPTLVLYGEQEPAFLRRHVSKMAADIPNAVVEEVPGGGHASNLDNPDFFTEAVREFLANVRPAGESDGATASE
- a CDS encoding DMT family transporter — encoded protein: MGSGETETGPASTADDGEFAPAAAGPLLAASLWGGMYVVSKWGFAAVPPVTLTFLRLAVGAVTLLVVVRLRRPGRSFSASERRQFVGLGALVGLTLVAQFVGTDLTNASQGSLLTVSTPVFTLLLGVAVLDESLTRRRAAGMALAIVGTFVVVGGQYDLSSLGGSNVVGVVALLLGGLGWAGYTVYGAPLVRRYSAIEAATYSTVAAVPMVALLVPVELLVFDAALTTTVTPTLAAAVVYLGVFSTAAAWYAWYKGLASLDAGAVAVFFFAQPVVGTLLGVTLLGESVGPAFVLGGVVMAFGVYLVSTDG
- a CDS encoding DUF7344 domain-containing protein: MSGAHRLTRATLEPLTLDQKFTLLADRRRRTLVFVLGEVADPVSIGGLGERLVAREEPESALDQSALDDVELELHHVHVPKLAAHDVLEYDAESGVVSRGPRFERVHSWLESVDER